From a single Nymphaea colorata isolate Beijing-Zhang1983 chromosome 4, ASM883128v2, whole genome shotgun sequence genomic region:
- the LOC116252657 gene encoding uncharacterized protein LOC116252657 yields the protein MRRSSTRKTGTPTSASSLNSAADLFRSASNRASAKEIERIDHLFNSYVDKSCGMIDPEGIENLCSDIQVDHTDVRILMLAWKMQAAKQGYFTLDEWRQGLRSLRADTIAKLKKALPELEKEVSKPGNFKDFYAYAFRYCLTEEKQKHIDIESICILLVLVLGSQYRPQIDSIIEYLRYQKEYKVINMDQWMSIQRFCDEINFPSLENYNPDYGWPLLLDNYVEWMRGNPC from the exons ATGAGGCGCTCTTCCACCAGGAAGACAGGCACCCCAACCTCCGCCTCTTCACTTAATTCCGCGGCCGATCTTTTCCGCTCGG CATCCAATAGAGCGTCAGCAAAGGAGATCGAAAGGATTGATCACTTATTCAACTCCTATGTTGACAAGTCATGTGGAATGATTGA CCCAGAAGGAATAGAGAATCTTTGTTCAGACATTCAAGTGGATCATACTGATGTGAGGATTCTGATGCTTGCCTG GAAGATGCAGGCTGCGAAACAAGGCTATTTTACACTG GATGAGTGGCGACAAGGTCTTAGATCTTTAAGAGCTGATACTATTGCCAAACTAAAGAAGGCATTGCCAGAACTGGAGAAGGAA GTTTCAAAACCAGGGAATTTCAAGGATTTTTATGCTTATGCATTTCGGTACTGCCTAACAg AGGAAAAGcagaagcacatcgacattgaGAGCATTTGCATATTGCTGGTGCTTGTTCTGGGTTCTCAGTACCGTCCTCAAATTGATTCAATTATCGAATATCTAAGG TACCAAAAGGAATATAAGGTTATAAACATGGATCAGTGGATGTCCATTCAACGGTTTTGTGATGAG ATAAATTTTCCCAGCCTTGAGAACTATAATCCAGATTATGGGTGGCCGCTACTGCTGGACAACTATGTCGAGTGGATGAGAGGAAATCCATGCTAG
- the LOC116252304 gene encoding uncharacterized protein LOC116252304 yields the protein MRHPDFHGLDEAAVYATSKLLSVEAWRRSEQHLLEDLPEMPATLQRPFRLLPCHHSRPHRKSISCFRSHHNASLPNCSSSSSSQCEQVQRYAVLGAGFAGLSVAWHLLKLSARDTDLHIDIYDEVGIGGGASGVAGGLVHPYSPKVKPLWRGAECWEEAMKLLRVAEIAAESRTSSWTNDISYETIDFNGPIFWRRGIIRPATKIKSLDIMTENARHHLQSCKLEIVTNDFVKKLMPDVIMPLNKAFYMPQAVNIHPMRYLQALFFACQDLSGNSVVSGSPSKGMCFHKRRIKNLQELSDAYTAVIICLGAKSGLLPELSGKLPLRMCRGIVMNMQLPHEFKEGYTENTPSILSDAWLAIQGPRDLIIGSTWDWSSADYSSAVSGEEASSALQDLIPKASAVLPNISEWVFRNAKGGMRAMPPLTGLGSLPLLGCLNDLVGGSPKCRYWFVGGLGARGLLYHAWLGKLMAKAVLSCDENQLPPELTAWKR from the exons ATGCGACATCCAGATTTCCACGGTCTAGATGAGGCCGCGGTATATGCGACATCCAAACTTCTATCCGTAGAGGCGTGGCGAAGGAGCGAGCAGCATCTGCTAGAGGACTTGCCCGAGATGCCTGCCACACTGCAGCGCCCCTTCCGGCTGCTCCCCTGCCATCACTCCAGACCCCACCGCAAGTCCATCTCCTGTTTCAGATCGCACCACAATGCATCCCTGCCGAactgctcttcttcttcttcttctcaatgCGAACAGGTTCAGAGATATGCTGTTCTAGGTGCGGGCTTTGCCGGTCTCTCCGTGGCATGGCATCTTCTGAAG CTCAGTGCAAGGGATACAGATCTGCATATTGATATCTATGATGAGGTCGGTATTGGAGGTGGTGCTTCTGGGGTTGCAGGAGGGCTTGTGCATCCATACTCCCCTAAAG TCAAACCTTTGTGGAGAGGAGCTGAATGCTGGGAAGAGGCTATGAAGCTGCTAAGGGTTGCAGAAATTGCAGCGGAATCTCGGACTTCAAGTTGGACCAATGACATTTCTTATGAAACCATTGATTTTAATGGGCCAATCTTCTGGAGAAG GGGAATCATAAGACCTGCAACCAAAATAAAGAGTCTGGATATAATGACCGAG AATGCTCGGCACCACCTTCAGAGTTGCAAACTTGAAATTGTAACTAATGATTTTGTCAAGAAGCTGATGCCAGATGTGATTATGCCTTTAAACAAGGCTTTCTACATGCCCCAAGCTGTAAATATCCATCCTATGCGTTATCTTCAG GCACTCTTTTTTGCATGCCAAGACCTCTCAGGAAATTCTGTGGTTTCAGGGAGTCCTTCAAAAGGGATGTGTTTCCATAAGAGACGAATCAAGAATCTCCAAGAGCTTTCAG ATGCATATACTGCGGTTATAATATGTCTTGGTGCAAAATCAGGTCTCTTGCCAGAGTTATCAGGAAAGCTCCCTCTGAGAATGTGCAGAGGCATTGTCATGAATATGCAGTTGCCTCATGAGTTTAA GGAAGGATATACGGAGAACACCCCTTCAATATTATCAGATGCATGGCTTGCAATCCAAGGGCCAAGGGATTTGATTATTGGTTCAACATGGGATTGGAGTTCGGCAGACTACTCATCAGCTGTTTCGGGAGAAGAAGCATCCTCTGCACTTCAGGATCTTATACCAAAGGCTTCAGCTGTATTGCCTAATATCAGCGAGTGGGTCTTCAGAAATGCAAAAGGGGGCATGAGAGCCATGCCACCCTTGACTGGGCTCGGATCACTGCCTCTCTTGGGTTGCCTGAATGATCTCGTAGGAGGGAGTCCAAAGTGCAGATACTGGTTTGTAGGGGGATTAGGTGCTAGAGGACTGCTTTACCATGCTTGGCTTGGAAAATTAATGGCCAAAGCTGTGCTCTCGTGTGATGAAAATCAGTTGCCTCCTGAATTAACTGCATGGAAAAGGTGA
- the LOC116252658 gene encoding 60S ribosomal protein L39-3, translating to MPSHKTFMIKKKLAKKMRQNRPIPHWIRMRTDNTIRYNAKRRHWRRTKLGF from the exons ATG CCTTCACACAAGACATTcatgatcaagaagaagttggcGAAGAAGATGAGGCAAAATAGGCCTATCCCTCACTGGATCAGGATGAGGACGGACAACACCATCAG GTATAACGCGAAGCGTCGACATTGGCGCCGGACGAAATTAGGATTTTGA